The following are encoded in a window of Cucurbita pepo subsp. pepo cultivar mu-cu-16 chromosome LG12, ASM280686v2, whole genome shotgun sequence genomic DNA:
- the LOC111807279 gene encoding syntaxin-42-like isoform X2 produces the protein MATRNRTAQFRRHRDAVKSVRAPLSSSAAGSSGPVIEMVSSSLLRSKRSSDYAPLSTEDPGPSSDALMVGLPPAWVDDSEEITVNIHQIRRKMAELVKAHSKALMPSFADGKEDQNTIEALTQEITNLLKASEKRLKKISSTGSSEDISIRKNVQRSLATELQNLSMDLRRRQSMYLKHLQQQKEGHDGIDLEINLNGSRTLQDDDRYDEFGTNEHQTMTFGMDAQHIQGREKEIKQVVKSVNELAQIMKDLSTLVIDQGTIVDRIDHNIQNVAASVEEGYKQLQKAEKSQKNGGMVKCATVLVIMCFIMLVLLILKEIIM, from the exons ATGGCGACGAGGAATCGAACTGCACAGTTTAGAAGGCACAGGGACGCCGTGAAGAGCGTCCGTGCGCCTTTATCTTCCTCGGCAGCTGGTTCGAGCGGACCGGTTATTGAGATGGTGAGTTCGTCTCTTCTTCGTTCAAAGCGCTCTTCAGATTACGCTCCTCTTAGCACAGAAGATCCAGGACCTTCGAG TGATGCATTGATGGTGGGTCTGCCTCCAGCTTGGGTGGATGATTCTGAAGAAATAACTGTTAATATACACCAAATTCGTAGGAAGATGGCAGAGTTAGTCAAAGCTCATTCTAAAGCTTTAATGCCTTCTTTTGCTGATGGCAAAGAAGATCAGAATACGATTGAGGCGCTTACGCAAGAAATTACCAATCTTTTGAAAGCCTCTGAGAAGAGGTTGAAGAAAATTTCTAGTACTGGGTCTTCAGAGGATATTAGCATCAGAAAAAATGTACAG CGTTCTCTTGCTACAGAGCTTCAGAATCTTTCAATGGATCTTCGTAGAAGACAGTCAATGTATCTGAAACATCTGCAGCAGCAAAAGGAG GGGCATGATGGAATTGATTTGGAgataaatttgaatggaagCAGAACTCTACAGGATGATGACCGATATGATGAATTT GGAACCAATGAACACCAAACGATGACATTTGGAATGGATGCGCAGCACATTCAGGGAAGGGAGAAAGAGATTAAACAG GTTGTGAAGTCAGTGAATGAACTCGCCCAAATCATGAAGGATCTCTCAACCCTTGTTATAGACCAG GGTACCATTGTCGATAGAATTGACCACAATATTCAGAATGTTGCTGCTTCAGTTGAAGAGGGCTATAAGCAGCTTCAAAAg GCAGAGAAGAGTCAGAAGAATGGAGGAATGGTGAAGTGTGCAACGGTGCTTGTTATTATGTGTTTCATAATGCTGGTTCTGTTGATACTGAAGGAGATAATTATGTAA
- the LOC111807279 gene encoding syntaxin-42-like isoform X1 — protein sequence MATRNRTAQFRRHRDAVKSVRAPLSSSAAGSSGPVIEMVSSSLLRSKRSSDYAPLSTEDPGPSSSDALMVGLPPAWVDDSEEITVNIHQIRRKMAELVKAHSKALMPSFADGKEDQNTIEALTQEITNLLKASEKRLKKISSTGSSEDISIRKNVQRSLATELQNLSMDLRRRQSMYLKHLQQQKEGHDGIDLEINLNGSRTLQDDDRYDEFGTNEHQTMTFGMDAQHIQGREKEIKQVVKSVNELAQIMKDLSTLVIDQGTIVDRIDHNIQNVAASVEEGYKQLQKAEKSQKNGGMVKCATVLVIMCFIMLVLLILKEIIM from the exons ATGGCGACGAGGAATCGAACTGCACAGTTTAGAAGGCACAGGGACGCCGTGAAGAGCGTCCGTGCGCCTTTATCTTCCTCGGCAGCTGGTTCGAGCGGACCGGTTATTGAGATGGTGAGTTCGTCTCTTCTTCGTTCAAAGCGCTCTTCAGATTACGCTCCTCTTAGCACAGAAGATCCAGGACCTTCGAG CAGTGATGCATTGATGGTGGGTCTGCCTCCAGCTTGGGTGGATGATTCTGAAGAAATAACTGTTAATATACACCAAATTCGTAGGAAGATGGCAGAGTTAGTCAAAGCTCATTCTAAAGCTTTAATGCCTTCTTTTGCTGATGGCAAAGAAGATCAGAATACGATTGAGGCGCTTACGCAAGAAATTACCAATCTTTTGAAAGCCTCTGAGAAGAGGTTGAAGAAAATTTCTAGTACTGGGTCTTCAGAGGATATTAGCATCAGAAAAAATGTACAG CGTTCTCTTGCTACAGAGCTTCAGAATCTTTCAATGGATCTTCGTAGAAGACAGTCAATGTATCTGAAACATCTGCAGCAGCAAAAGGAG GGGCATGATGGAATTGATTTGGAgataaatttgaatggaagCAGAACTCTACAGGATGATGACCGATATGATGAATTT GGAACCAATGAACACCAAACGATGACATTTGGAATGGATGCGCAGCACATTCAGGGAAGGGAGAAAGAGATTAAACAG GTTGTGAAGTCAGTGAATGAACTCGCCCAAATCATGAAGGATCTCTCAACCCTTGTTATAGACCAG GGTACCATTGTCGATAGAATTGACCACAATATTCAGAATGTTGCTGCTTCAGTTGAAGAGGGCTATAAGCAGCTTCAAAAg GCAGAGAAGAGTCAGAAGAATGGAGGAATGGTGAAGTGTGCAACGGTGCTTGTTATTATGTGTTTCATAATGCTGGTTCTGTTGATACTGAAGGAGATAATTATGTAA
- the LOC111807280 gene encoding protein DEHYDRATION-INDUCED 19-like: MESEAYRYGLSAAAVSSRGSKSQSHFDFDYEEVDEDVDDLNSEYSCPFCSEEFDLVELCCHIDDEHPLEANFGICPICSSSVGENMVGHIMMQHGDIFNSQQRLKFHKDDFPQSLSFERKELQDDRVRILSGFSSLHSTSKMAPDPLLSFLCNAPVANESKTVQPVPSSKEKLKESDADDTLSERDVHLSSLPDTKQEEKTRRCDFVQGLVLSVILGDDL; the protein is encoded by the exons ATGGAAAGTGAAGCTTATCGATATGGTCtctctgctgctgctgtttcTTCGAGAGGCTCCAAATCCCAGTCGC attttgattttgattacgAGGAGGTGGATGAGGATGTTGATGATTTGAATTCGGAATATTCTTGTCCGTTTTGTTCGGAGGAATTTGATTTGGTTGAGCTATGCTGCCATATTGATGATGAGCATCCTTTAGAAGCCAACTTTGGG aTATGCCCTATTTGCTCTTCAAGCGTGGGAGAGAATATGGTTGGACATATAATGATGCAGCATGgagatatatttaat AGTCAACAAAGATTGAAATTCCATAAAGACGATTTTCCTCAAAGTCTTTCTTTTGAGAGAAAAGAGTTACAAGATGATCGTGTAAGAATTCTTTCCGGGTTTTCGTCTCTGCATTCGACCTCCAAGATGGCACCTGATccattattatcatttttatgcaATGCACCTGTCGCTAATGAGTCCAAAACTGTTCAGCCCGTGCCTTCaagtaaagaaaaattgaaggaaagTGATGCAGACGATACATTATCCGAAAG GGACGTTCATTTATCTTCCTTACCTGACACGAAGCAAGAAGAGAAGACTCGGAGATGCGACTTCGTACAGGGGTTAGTTCTCTCTGTCATCTTAGGCGACGATTTATAA